In the genome of Kineosporia sp. NBRC 101731, one region contains:
- a CDS encoding betaine/proline/choline family ABC transporter ATP-binding protein (Members of the family are the ATP-binding subunit of ABC transporters for substrates such as betaine, L-proline or other amino acids, choline, carnitine, etc. The substrate specificity is best determined from the substrate-binding subunit, rather than this subunit, as it interacts with the permease subunit and not with substrate directly.), with protein MVFGPKAAAVPANKELCELPRRELMQRTGNTIAVRDVSFDVAPGEVFVVMGLSGSGKSTLVRCLTRLIEPTSGSVVFEGENLLEADAKRLRDLRRHKFSMVFQNFGLLPHRRVADNVAYGLEVRGAGRAERRRRADEVIELVGLAGYENSYPDQLSGGMQQRVGLARALAVEPDLMLFDEPFSALDPLIRRDMQNEVIRLHRELGKTMIFITHDLSEALKLGDRILIMRDGRPVQIGTGDELVGAPADDYVRDFVSDVPKGDVLTLRWIMRPVNDTDQTDGPELGPEVVVRDATRVVLESHKPVKVVDKAGKLLGIVGQEEILAIVAGAR; from the coding sequence ATGGTCTTCGGCCCGAAAGCCGCTGCCGTACCGGCAAATAAAGAACTGTGTGAGCTCCCGCGCCGGGAGCTGATGCAGCGCACAGGTAACACCATCGCGGTGCGCGACGTCTCGTTCGACGTGGCTCCCGGCGAGGTGTTCGTGGTGATGGGCCTGTCCGGCTCCGGTAAGTCCACGCTGGTGCGGTGTCTCACGCGACTCATCGAACCCACCAGTGGTTCGGTGGTCTTCGAGGGCGAGAATCTGCTCGAGGCCGACGCGAAGCGCCTGCGAGACCTTCGTCGTCACAAGTTCTCCATGGTGTTCCAGAATTTCGGTCTGCTCCCCCACCGCCGGGTGGCCGACAACGTGGCCTACGGCCTCGAGGTGCGCGGCGCCGGCCGGGCCGAGCGACGCCGGCGCGCCGACGAGGTGATCGAGCTGGTCGGGCTGGCGGGTTACGAAAACTCCTATCCCGATCAGCTGTCCGGCGGTATGCAGCAGCGGGTGGGTCTGGCCCGGGCGCTGGCCGTGGAGCCCGACCTGATGCTCTTCGACGAGCCGTTCTCCGCACTCGACCCGCTGATCCGGCGGGACATGCAGAACGAGGTCATCCGGCTGCACCGCGAGCTGGGCAAGACCATGATCTTCATCACTCACGATCTCTCCGAGGCGCTGAAACTCGGCGACCGCATCCTGATCATGCGCGACGGCCGGCCGGTCCAGATCGGCACGGGCGACGAGCTGGTCGGGGCCCCCGCCGACGACTACGTGCGGGACTTCGTCTCGGACGTGCCGAAGGGTGACGTGCTCACCCTGCGCTGGATCATGCGGCCGGTCAACGACACCGACCAGACCGACGGCCCGGAACTGGGGCCGGAGGTGGTGGTGCGCGACGCCACCCGCGTGGTGCTGGAGAGCCACAAACCCGTGAAGGTGGTGGACAAGGCCGGCAAGCTGCTCGGAATCGTCGGCCAGGAAGAGATTCTCGCGATCGTGGCAGGCGCCCGGTGA
- a CDS encoding AraC family transcriptional regulator, giving the protein MADEAPELTAWQPGLHGVREVLHARFHQHAYPMHAHDAWILMLIDSGAVRYHLARHEHGALTSTVTVLPPGVPHDGRAAGPGGFRKRVLYLDETQFGPALVDAALRRPSLDDPVLRLRVHQLNVVLGRRTEDLEAASRLALIRERVQEMLGSTPERPEHRASLAHDLRDLLEAHVVEGLSLEEAARTLHRDPTHLVRSFTREFGMPPHLYLTGRRVEKARGLLLSGEPPARVAVLAGFYDQSHLARHFRRMLGTTPGRFTASAGRE; this is encoded by the coding sequence ATGGCGGACGAGGCGCCGGAACTCACGGCGTGGCAACCGGGCCTGCACGGCGTCCGGGAAGTCCTGCATGCCCGCTTCCACCAGCACGCCTACCCGATGCACGCACACGACGCGTGGATTCTCATGCTCATCGACTCCGGGGCGGTGCGCTACCACCTCGCCCGCCATGAGCACGGAGCCCTGACCAGCACGGTCACCGTGTTGCCGCCGGGAGTGCCGCACGACGGGCGGGCCGCCGGGCCCGGCGGCTTCCGCAAGCGGGTGCTCTACCTGGACGAGACCCAGTTCGGCCCCGCCCTCGTGGACGCCGCACTGCGCCGGCCGTCCCTGGACGATCCGGTGCTGAGGCTGCGCGTGCACCAGCTGAACGTGGTGCTGGGGCGCCGCACGGAAGATCTGGAGGCCGCCAGCCGTCTGGCCCTGATCCGCGAACGCGTCCAGGAGATGCTGGGCTCGACCCCGGAACGCCCCGAACACCGCGCGAGCCTCGCCCACGATCTCCGCGACCTCCTGGAAGCTCATGTGGTGGAGGGTCTTTCACTGGAAGAAGCGGCCCGGACCCTGCACCGCGACCCGACCCACCTGGTGCGGTCCTTCACCCGCGAGTTCGGCATGCCGCCGCACCTGTACCTGACCGGGCGGCGGGTGGAGAAGGCCCGCGGGCTCCTGCTGTCCGGCGAGCCCCCGGCCCGGGTGGCGGTGCTGGCCGGGTTCTACGACCAGTCGCACCTGGCCCGGCACTTCCGGCGGATGCTGGGCACCACCCCGGGCCGGTTCACGGCTTCGGCGGGACGGGAATGA
- a CDS encoding ABC transporter substrate-binding protein gives MGAAALGLALSGCGGATVESGSTGSGGGSAEDCGTVNMAVNPWVGFEADVAVVKYVAEKELGCTVTTKDLTEEVSWQGFASGEIDVIMEDWGHPDLEKQYVDEQKVATKVGETGNVGQIGWFVPPWMAEKYPDITDYKNLNKYADLFKTSESGGKGQVLDGDPSYVTNDEALVKNLDLDYKVVYAGSEAALITAFRQAEEKKTPLLGYFYTPQWFLSEVPLVKVNLPEYSEGCDADPEKVDCDYPETPLIKFARTEFMESGSPAAKLVKNFSWTNDDQNVVAKYIAEDKMDDEDAAKKWVDANQAKVDAWIK, from the coding sequence TTGGGGGCGGCAGCCCTCGGTCTGGCGCTGTCCGGCTGTGGTGGCGCGACCGTGGAGTCCGGCAGCACCGGGTCGGGCGGTGGCTCCGCCGAAGACTGCGGCACCGTGAACATGGCCGTGAACCCGTGGGTCGGCTTCGAGGCTGACGTCGCCGTGGTCAAGTACGTGGCCGAGAAGGAACTCGGCTGCACGGTGACCACGAAAGACCTCACCGAGGAGGTTTCCTGGCAGGGATTCGCCTCCGGTGAGATCGACGTGATCATGGAAGACTGGGGCCACCCGGACCTGGAGAAGCAGTACGTCGACGAGCAGAAGGTCGCCACCAAGGTCGGCGAGACCGGCAACGTCGGGCAGATCGGCTGGTTCGTTCCGCCGTGGATGGCCGAGAAGTACCCGGACATCACGGATTACAAGAATCTGAACAAGTATGCCGACCTGTTCAAGACCTCCGAGTCGGGCGGCAAGGGTCAGGTTCTGGACGGTGACCCGTCGTACGTCACCAATGACGAGGCCCTGGTGAAGAACCTGGACCTCGACTACAAGGTGGTCTATGCGGGCAGCGAGGCCGCGCTGATCACGGCCTTCCGCCAGGCCGAGGAGAAGAAGACCCCTCTGCTGGGCTACTTCTACACCCCGCAGTGGTTCCTCTCCGAGGTACCCCTGGTGAAGGTGAACCTGCCCGAGTACAGCGAGGGCTGCGACGCCGACCCGGAGAAGGTCGACTGCGACTACCCGGAGACCCCGCTGATCAAGTTCGCCCGGACCGAGTTCATGGAATCGGGCAGCCCGGCCGCCAAGCTGGTGAAGAACTTCAGCTGGACCAACGACGACCAGAACGTCGTGGCCAAGTACATCGCCGAGGACAAGATGGACGACGAGGACGCGGCGAAGAAGTGGGTCGACGCGAACCAGGCCAAGGTCGACGCCTGGATCAAGTAG
- a CDS encoding sensor domain-containing diguanylate cyclase has protein sequence MDWARSGLGARNPRAAAQTASWILLLCAAAIPVTGFAMPRTTGQWTLLIGTPVIFVVLAGVLMIRSLPTAVQGILLIVAPLLGVAGVVTLNIATHDPSAGAQVMLCLPALFAATHLKTLGALIVAVFCMFGVALNVAMLRPNGGGLYDWFDVSLVIGLMTGVMLLGGRRHDRLIAMLEAQASRDPLTGLVTRRILDEAMHRALMPPVPRQGGDARGTALVLLDLDHFKAINDTYGHPVGDDALVHLATLLHHDTGTDVVIARLGGDEMAVLLPRCTAPTAQEWARALLARVLSHPLPMPTGADLPLGISVGVGHSPGPMPLRDLYAAADASLYAAKHAGRGQVGPTRTASPIAPREAATPTPPLVRNPPTVRDPPTP, from the coding sequence GTGGACTGGGCGCGTTCGGGACTCGGCGCCCGGAATCCGAGAGCCGCGGCCCAGACCGCGAGCTGGATCCTCCTGCTCTGTGCCGCCGCCATCCCGGTCACCGGTTTCGCCATGCCGAGGACGACGGGGCAGTGGACCCTGTTGATCGGTACACCCGTCATCTTCGTCGTTCTGGCCGGTGTACTGATGATCAGGTCCCTACCCACCGCGGTGCAGGGCATCCTGCTCATCGTCGCCCCGCTCCTCGGCGTCGCCGGCGTGGTGACGCTGAACATCGCCACCCACGACCCTTCGGCCGGGGCCCAGGTGATGTTGTGCCTGCCGGCTCTGTTCGCGGCCACCCACCTGAAAACCCTGGGCGCGCTGATCGTGGCCGTGTTCTGCATGTTCGGGGTCGCGCTGAACGTCGCGATGCTGCGGCCCAACGGCGGTGGCCTGTACGACTGGTTCGACGTGTCCCTGGTGATCGGCCTGATGACCGGCGTGATGCTGCTCGGCGGCCGGCGGCACGACCGTCTGATCGCCATGCTCGAGGCCCAGGCCTCCCGCGACCCGCTCACCGGTCTGGTCACCCGGCGAATCCTGGACGAGGCCATGCACCGGGCGCTGATGCCACCGGTCCCCCGGCAGGGCGGTGACGCCCGGGGGACGGCACTGGTGCTGCTCGATCTGGACCACTTCAAGGCCATCAACGACACCTACGGCCATCCGGTCGGGGACGACGCCCTGGTGCACCTGGCCACGCTGCTGCACCACGACACCGGGACGGACGTGGTGATCGCCCGGCTGGGCGGGGACGAAATGGCGGTGCTGCTGCCCCGGTGCACCGCTCCCACCGCGCAGGAGTGGGCCCGGGCGCTGCTGGCCCGCGTGCTGAGCCACCCCCTGCCGATGCCCACCGGTGCGGACCTGCCGCTGGGGATCAGTGTCGGGGTGGGGCACAGTCCCGGCCCGATGCCGCTGCGCGACCTGTACGCGGCCGCGGACGCCTCGCTGTACGCGGCCAAGCACGCCGGGCGCGGGCAGGTCGGGCCGACCCGCACCGCCTCACCCATCGCCCCTCGCGAGGCGGCCACCCCAACGCCGCCACTCGTCCGCAATCCCCCAACAGTCCGTGACCCCCCAACTCCATGA
- a CDS encoding ABC transporter permease subunit yields the protein MLTASRAAIAKPGRGRILAAVLVVFVVLAAVFRGQNTLSLVPSDTTALHRWFNDVNHWVTTNRNDSPLFLYFFNEIRAFVDGLTTLIQNLIAQPSYGRPVPVIGWLGVVSIITLLAVAFANLRVALLVIAGFGFIGLQGLWEESMDTLALTLSAVLLALLIGIPLGIWAGLSDRVNSVVTPVLDFLQTMPTFVYLSPFALLFLIGPASATLVTLVYALPPAVRYTAHGIRSVPRASVEASESLGANGFQRLTGVLLPMSTRTIVLGLNQTIMAALSMATVASLIDAPGLGKTILKALQTLDVGTSFNAGLAIVVMAIVLDRLTTAASQRSRSHRPSKLRLPLLGVAGILTLFAIYLSRTFIWAAEFPDTVGTTDINIGNDIARISGNFAEWFTTQASDVTGWMKDTTSLLLIDPLQTLLVESPWWLVAALLLAIAYLLGNLKVTVLTAFCVAGLVFSGLWQDSMTTLAATLIATAATMLIGIVVGVWMARSRRADMVIRPVLDALQVMPPFVYLVPFLALFAASRFTAILAAVLYAAPVVIKVVADGIAGVSATTVEAATASGSSSAQIIWKVQIPMARQALVLAANQGICYVLAMIVVGGLVGAGALGYDVVAGFSQGELFGKGLTAGFAIVILGIMLNRITQAAAERRRTA from the coding sequence GTGCTGACGGCCTCCCGGGCGGCCATCGCAAAACCTGGCCGCGGCCGGATCCTCGCAGCCGTGCTGGTGGTTTTCGTGGTGCTGGCCGCCGTGTTCCGCGGCCAGAACACGCTCTCGCTGGTCCCCTCGGACACCACGGCACTGCACCGCTGGTTCAACGACGTGAACCACTGGGTCACCACCAACCGCAACGACAGCCCGCTCTTCCTCTACTTCTTCAACGAGATCCGGGCTTTCGTCGACGGTCTCACCACGCTCATCCAGAACCTCATCGCGCAGCCGAGTTACGGCCGCCCGGTGCCGGTGATCGGCTGGCTGGGTGTGGTCTCGATCATCACGCTGCTCGCGGTGGCCTTCGCCAACCTTCGGGTGGCGCTGCTGGTGATCGCCGGCTTCGGTTTCATCGGCCTGCAGGGGCTGTGGGAAGAGAGCATGGACACGCTCGCCCTCACCCTCTCCGCCGTGCTGCTGGCCCTGTTGATCGGTATCCCTCTGGGCATCTGGGCCGGGCTGTCCGACCGGGTCAACTCGGTGGTCACGCCGGTACTGGACTTCCTGCAGACGATGCCGACCTTCGTCTACCTCTCCCCGTTCGCCCTGCTGTTCCTCATCGGCCCGGCCTCGGCCACCCTCGTCACCCTGGTCTACGCACTGCCGCCGGCCGTGCGGTACACCGCGCACGGCATCCGGTCGGTGCCGCGGGCCAGCGTGGAGGCCTCCGAGTCACTGGGTGCCAACGGGTTCCAGCGGCTGACCGGTGTGCTGCTGCCGATGTCGACCCGCACGATCGTGCTCGGTCTGAACCAGACCATCATGGCCGCGCTCTCGATGGCCACCGTGGCCTCGCTGATCGACGCGCCCGGCCTGGGCAAGACCATCCTCAAGGCCCTGCAGACGCTCGATGTCGGCACCTCGTTCAACGCCGGGCTGGCGATCGTGGTGATGGCGATCGTGCTGGACCGACTGACCACGGCCGCCAGTCAGCGGTCCCGCTCCCATCGACCCTCCAAACTCCGGCTCCCCCTCCTGGGGGTGGCGGGCATCCTCACTCTGTTCGCCATCTATCTCTCCCGCACCTTCATCTGGGCGGCCGAGTTCCCGGACACCGTGGGCACCACCGACATCAACATCGGCAACGACATTGCCCGTATCAGCGGCAATTTCGCCGAGTGGTTCACGACTCAGGCGTCGGACGTGACCGGCTGGATGAAAGACACCACCAGCCTGCTGCTGATCGACCCGTTGCAGACGCTGCTGGTGGAGTCGCCGTGGTGGCTGGTCGCGGCCCTGCTGCTGGCGATCGCCTACCTGCTCGGCAACCTCAAGGTCACCGTGCTCACCGCGTTCTGCGTGGCCGGTCTGGTGTTCAGCGGGCTCTGGCAGGACAGCATGACCACGCTGGCCGCCACCCTGATCGCCACCGCCGCCACGATGCTGATCGGGATCGTGGTCGGCGTCTGGATGGCCCGCAGCCGGCGCGCCGACATGGTGATCCGGCCGGTGCTCGACGCGCTTCAGGTCATGCCGCCGTTCGTCTACCTGGTGCCGTTCCTGGCACTGTTCGCCGCCAGCCGGTTCACCGCCATCCTGGCCGCCGTGCTCTACGCTGCGCCGGTGGTGATCAAGGTGGTGGCCGACGGTATCGCCGGGGTCTCGGCGACCACCGTCGAGGCGGCGACCGCCTCGGGCTCCAGCAGCGCCCAGATCATCTGGAAGGTGCAGATCCCGATGGCCCGGCAGGCGCTGGTCCTCGCGGCCAACCAGGGCATCTGCTACGTGCTCGCGATGATCGTGGTCGGTGGCCTGGTCGGCGCCGGCGCGCTGGGATACGACGTGGTGGCGGGCTTCTCGCAGGGTGAGCTGTTCGGCAAGGGCCTCACCGCCGGGTTTGCCATCGTCATCCTGGGCATCATGCTCAACCGGATCACTCAGGCCGCCGCCGAGCGTCGGCGCACGGCCTGA
- a CDS encoding FAD-dependent oxidoreductase, whose protein sequence is MTGPRVVIIGAGVVGAALADELSGRGWTEITVVEQGELPRPGGSTSHAPGLVFQTNSSKTMAQLAKYTVEKLVSLDLDGEPCFLQVGGLEVATTPERLAELHRRAGWATAWGIDATVISPAECTALWPMLDESLVLGGLHLPTDGLAKAVRAVEAQLRRARSRGVKVLDQHEVLDVLRTDDGRKVTGVRTDQGDIEADLVVCCAGFWGPKVAAMVGMTLPLTPLGHQLAWTEPVPSLAGSTVEATRPILRHQDGDLYYRENFEGVGIGYYGHRPMPVAQDEILSVGEAEDMPSVLEFTPDDFAPAWSESQRLLPDLTNTSVGEAINGIFSFTTDDFPLLGPSTEVEGFWVAEAVWVTHSAGVGAAMAEWLVEGHCSTFDLHECDVNRFEKHQLTPDYVLARDCQNFVEVYDIKHPLQPMEDPRPLRTTPFYHRQQELGGMFLEASGWERPQWYRSNAPLVAKYPTRTPDAWASRYWSPIVAAEAQHTREQVSMFDMTALKRLEVTGRGATAFLQTMFTGNVDKSIGSVTYGLLLDADGGIRSDVTIARLGRDRYQVGANGALDEAWFSRHLPDDGLTQVRDITPGTCCIGLWGPRARDVLAGLTRDDISNAGLKYFRAKDIQIGYIPVTAMRLSYVGELGWELYTTSDQGQKLWDTIWAAGQEHGLIAAGRGAFNSLRLEKGYRSFGTDMTFEHDPWEAGVDFAVRLQKESFLGREAVVARQESVSRRLTCLLVDVDETASTYDQPLGKEPVYRDGACVGYVTSAAYGYTVDAPIAYAWLPASLSVPGQRVEIGYFDRRLSATVAAEPLFDPEMKRLRG, encoded by the coding sequence ATGACCGGACCGCGCGTCGTCATCATCGGAGCAGGCGTCGTCGGAGCCGCCCTCGCCGACGAGCTGTCCGGCCGGGGCTGGACCGAGATCACGGTGGTCGAGCAGGGCGAACTACCCAGACCAGGCGGGTCGACCTCGCACGCACCCGGCCTGGTGTTCCAGACCAACTCGTCCAAGACCATGGCGCAGCTGGCGAAATACACTGTGGAAAAGCTGGTCTCACTCGACCTCGACGGCGAGCCGTGCTTCCTCCAGGTCGGTGGCCTGGAGGTCGCGACCACCCCGGAACGCCTGGCCGAGCTGCACCGCCGGGCCGGCTGGGCCACGGCCTGGGGCATCGACGCCACGGTGATCAGCCCGGCCGAATGTACGGCCCTGTGGCCGATGCTCGACGAGTCATTGGTACTCGGAGGCCTGCACCTGCCCACCGACGGCCTGGCGAAGGCCGTGCGGGCCGTGGAGGCGCAGTTGCGGCGGGCCCGGTCGCGGGGGGTGAAGGTGCTCGACCAGCACGAGGTGCTCGACGTGCTGCGCACCGACGACGGCCGCAAGGTCACCGGGGTACGCACCGACCAGGGCGACATCGAGGCCGATCTGGTGGTCTGCTGCGCCGGGTTCTGGGGTCCGAAGGTTGCCGCGATGGTGGGCATGACCCTGCCGCTGACCCCGCTCGGGCACCAGCTGGCCTGGACCGAACCGGTTCCCTCACTGGCCGGCTCCACCGTCGAGGCGACGCGCCCGATCCTGCGGCACCAGGACGGCGACCTGTACTACCGGGAGAACTTCGAGGGTGTCGGCATCGGCTACTACGGGCACCGGCCGATGCCCGTCGCCCAGGACGAGATCCTTTCCGTCGGCGAGGCCGAGGACATGCCCTCGGTGCTGGAGTTCACCCCCGACGACTTCGCCCCGGCCTGGTCCGAAAGCCAGCGCTTGCTGCCCGATCTGACCAACACCTCGGTGGGCGAGGCCATCAACGGCATCTTCTCGTTCACCACCGACGACTTCCCGCTGCTCGGGCCCTCGACCGAGGTGGAGGGCTTCTGGGTGGCCGAGGCAGTCTGGGTGACGCACTCGGCCGGGGTCGGCGCGGCGATGGCCGAATGGCTGGTCGAGGGCCACTGCTCGACGTTCGATCTGCACGAGTGCGATGTCAACCGGTTCGAGAAGCATCAGCTGACGCCCGACTACGTGCTGGCCCGGGACTGCCAGAACTTCGTCGAGGTCTACGACATCAAGCACCCGCTGCAGCCGATGGAAGATCCGCGGCCGCTGCGCACCACGCCCTTCTACCACCGTCAGCAGGAACTGGGCGGCATGTTCCTGGAGGCCTCGGGCTGGGAGCGCCCGCAGTGGTACCGCTCGAACGCCCCTCTCGTGGCGAAGTACCCGACGCGCACGCCGGACGCCTGGGCCTCGCGCTACTGGTCGCCGATCGTCGCGGCCGAGGCACAGCACACCCGCGAGCAGGTGTCGATGTTCGACATGACCGCGCTGAAGCGGCTGGAGGTCACCGGGCGCGGTGCCACCGCGTTCCTGCAGACGATGTTCACCGGCAACGTGGACAAGTCGATCGGCTCGGTGACGTACGGGCTGCTGCTCGACGCCGACGGCGGCATCCGCAGCGACGTCACCATCGCCCGGCTCGGGCGCGACCGCTACCAGGTGGGAGCCAACGGGGCTCTCGACGAGGCCTGGTTCTCACGGCACCTGCCGGACGACGGCCTCACCCAGGTCCGCGACATCACGCCCGGCACCTGCTGCATCGGCCTGTGGGGCCCCCGGGCCCGCGACGTGCTGGCCGGCCTGACCCGCGACGACATCTCGAACGCAGGACTGAAGTACTTCCGGGCCAAGGATATTCAGATCGGCTACATCCCGGTCACCGCGATGCGCCTGTCGTACGTCGGGGAACTCGGATGGGAGCTCTACACCACCTCCGACCAGGGTCAGAAGCTCTGGGACACGATCTGGGCCGCCGGTCAGGAGCACGGCCTGATCGCCGCCGGGCGGGGGGCCTTCAACAGCCTGCGCCTGGAGAAGGGCTATCGGTCGTTCGGCACGGACATGACGTTCGAGCACGACCCCTGGGAGGCCGGGGTGGACTTCGCGGTGCGGCTGCAGAAGGAGTCGTTCCTGGGACGGGAAGCGGTGGTGGCCCGCCAGGAGTCCGTCTCCCGCCGCCTGACCTGCCTGCTGGTCGACGTCGACGAGACCGCTTCCACCTACGACCAGCCCCTGGGCAAGGAACCGGTGTACCGCGACGGCGCCTGCGTCGGCTACGTCACCAGCGCCGCCTACGGGTACACGGTGGACGCCCCGATCGCCTACGCCTGGTTGCCGGCGTCGTTGTCGGTGCCGGGGCAGCGGGTCGAGATCGGCTACTTCGACCGTCGCCTGTCCGCCACGGTGGCGGCGGAGCCCTTGTTCGACCCGGAGATGAAGCGCCTGCGCGGCTGA
- a CDS encoding DUF2000 domain-containing protein → MSTAELAPIRFDTKIAVLLRDDLAPWQRLNVCAFLVSGITAGQPHLIGEPYADADGTGYLGMLRQPVLVFQGSKDVITAAHGKALGRELPMAIFTADLFASGNDRDNRAAVAAVPRAELDLVGIAVHGPKNAVDKVLKGAVMHP, encoded by the coding sequence GTGAGTACAGCAGAACTGGCGCCCATCCGTTTCGACACCAAGATCGCCGTGCTCCTGCGCGACGACCTGGCCCCCTGGCAGCGCCTCAATGTGTGCGCCTTCCTGGTCAGCGGTATCACCGCGGGCCAGCCCCACCTGATCGGCGAGCCCTACGCGGACGCCGACGGCACCGGCTACCTGGGCATGCTGCGGCAGCCCGTGCTGGTGTTCCAGGGGTCGAAAGACGTGATCACCGCGGCGCACGGAAAAGCCCTGGGCCGCGAGCTGCCGATGGCGATCTTCACGGCCGACCTGTTCGCCTCGGGCAACGACCGGGACAACCGCGCCGCCGTGGCCGCCGTGCCCCGGGCCGAGCTCGACCTGGTCGGGATCGCCGTGCACGGCCCCAAGAACGCCGTCGACAAGGTGCTCAAGGGCGCGGTCATGCACCCCTGA
- a CDS encoding aldo/keto reductase: MSLIPRTDLDVFPLCLGGNVFGWTADEQQSFAVLDAYTDAGGNFIDTAEGYSHWVPGNVGGESETIIGNWLARRGRRDDVVIATKLKGLTRDSIRQNVEASLRRLQTDHIDLYYAHYDDPAAPQEETVAALGELVTEGKVRYLAASNFTADRLKSSLRIADDLGVARYVALQPHYNLLERDIVEGELAALVAGEDLAVFPYYSLASGFLTGKYRTVDDVVGRERGDRAGNYLDERGFRVLDALDRVAAAHGAQLTTIALAWLLSRPNVLAPIASARTVEQLPALMQQVELTEAEVDELTTASA, from the coding sequence GTGTCCTTGATCCCCCGCACCGACCTCGATGTCTTCCCGCTCTGCCTCGGGGGGAACGTCTTCGGCTGGACCGCCGACGAGCAGCAGTCGTTCGCCGTGCTGGACGCGTACACCGACGCCGGGGGCAACTTCATCGACACGGCGGAGGGCTACTCACACTGGGTACCGGGCAATGTGGGCGGGGAGTCCGAGACGATCATCGGTAACTGGCTGGCCCGGCGCGGGCGCCGCGACGACGTGGTGATCGCGACCAAGTTGAAGGGTCTCACCCGGGACAGCATCCGCCAGAACGTGGAGGCCTCGCTGCGGCGTCTGCAGACCGATCACATCGACCTGTACTACGCGCACTACGACGACCCGGCCGCGCCCCAGGAAGAGACGGTGGCTGCCCTCGGCGAACTCGTCACCGAGGGCAAGGTGCGGTACCTGGCGGCGTCGAACTTCACCGCCGACCGCCTGAAGAGTTCCCTGCGCATCGCCGACGACCTGGGGGTGGCCCGGTACGTCGCCCTGCAGCCGCACTACAACCTCCTCGAGCGCGACATCGTGGAGGGCGAGCTGGCCGCGCTGGTGGCGGGGGAAGACCTGGCGGTCTTCCCCTACTACTCACTGGCCAGTGGCTTCCTCACCGGCAAGTACCGCACGGTGGACGATGTGGTCGGCCGCGAGCGCGGCGACCGGGCCGGGAACTACCTGGACGAGCGGGGTTTCCGGGTGCTCGACGCACTCGACCGGGTGGCGGCGGCGCATGGGGCGCAGCTCACCACCATCGCCCTGGCCTGGCTGCTCAGTCGCCCGAACGTGCTCGCCCCGATCGCGAGTGCCCGCACGGTGGAACAGCTTCCGGCGCTCATGCAGCAGGTGGAACTGACCGAGGCCGAGGTGGACGAACTCACCACGGCCTCGGCGTAG